The region TTTAGGTGAAATCAATTGAATTATGTAAAATCCTCAAAGCCCAGTTAGGTTTTCTGTTTGGTAGATATTGCCCTCTAAAAAGTAATCTTTATTTTCCCACCTTATTTTCCTTATCCCATAAATGATTGATAGATACCAAACTAAGTGTTGATGGTAACCATCACATTCCCAAAGATGGATTAGTATTTCAATTGTTTAGGGGGCCCATGAATACAAGTTTCAACACACTTCCAAAGTTCCAATTGTTAAAAGCCAGAGTCCAGCTAGAGTAACTCCCTTTCACACCCCACACGCCCACACCCACCTCTCTGTCTCTCCAATAAGTTAGAAAGCTAAAGAAAAGAACAACGGGTGATTACCTTAATTGTCCTGTACAAACCATGACGTATATGTTTGTTGGTCCTTTTCAAAAAACAAAGGATTAATTTATTGCCATAGTAAAAAAGAATCAATACATTACTTTTATGTAACATTCTAGTCTTCATATAAATTTTTGTAGAGGCCTTGAGCATCTTCCACAGTTAGATAAAACTGATAAAAATGTTACTGGAACCCAATGTGTTTAGGAGGAGTGTAGGATTATTATTACACCACGACCGTCTTTGAGAGCGTGCAAGACAGACTACCGCACAGGGTCATCACGAGTAAACCTTGGTTAAATAGGACCTCGTAAAATGTTTGTAACAGTTAAACCGTGATTCAATAGAGCCTCTATTTATTTTGTCTGGTTAAACCGCAACTAATCTACACATGACCTCTAAATATTGTATTAGAAGTTCTTTAAAGGTTTGAAAACTACTATTATTTTCACACAATTTCTACTTTTTTTTTATTCCTAAAGAGAGGTTTAAGGGCACATGTTGGGTAATATTTTCCTAAAGTAGGGTAATATTTCAGTAAAGCATAATTCCAAAAGAGGTGTGGTAATGTGAGAGATAAAACTACAGAAATGCCATGTTGACACTATGTGCTATAGAGCACTTTTCTCGGTGGAAAAACATGCACTTTTAATTTTGGTGTAAAGGTGATAATGACATGGCATAATCACTAAAAAAAATCCCATAATCTAGAGACACAAAAGAACTTTTGGGAGACAATTTAGATGGAATTATGGCATAATCATGATGATTAAATAAAGTACAAATGATTAGTTATAGTAAATGAGTATTAACATCTTAAAAGAAAGGAAATGGACCAACCTTGTTGCAACCAGGGACCAGCTCTTGCAACAGTTTCATTCGAGCATTTATCTTCTCTCTCCTAGCCTACAAAATAATcaaattaatataaaaaaattaacAAACTTTATAATAAAGTAATAATAAATGTAATTAAAGAAGTGAAATAGTGGTTAATTTAGGATTAAGTGTTTACCCTTTCTGCTAAACTATGGCTATCAGTGGCTTGACCTCGACGAACTCGAACATGAACATACGGAAGTTCCTCGCCGTTGCCGGAATTCTCGTCGGCGACGCTTTTGCTTTTCTTGGAAGATGCTTTTACCTGCGTTTCACAGAACAAGAGAATTGCCCAAATTACTGAAAAGTTACTGAAAAGGAGAAAACCCTAATTATTCTCAAGAATGTTTGCAATTGAGTTcaaagatgatgatgatgatgataaacCTTCTTCTCTCGCTCCTTCCTCTTCGAGTGTTTGGAATTCTTGTTCTCGACTGTACGATCAGAGACACATCCACCTTCCTCGATTTCCGGTAGTTCATCTTTCACCTCCGGCAGCGGCGAGTGTGACAAATTCTCACCGGCGAAAACGGAGAATCTCGCTGCGCGTTCGACCAACGCGGTGTTGGAAGGGAAAATCAAATCATCTGTGCTACAAGTTAGAGGATAGGGTTTCGGGCTAATGACATGGCGAGGCGGTTTTCCGGTGATTTCCGGTGAGTGGAGAAGCTCGACGACCTGCGTCGGCGGTAGCTCGAGAAGTGCGGTGAAAGAGCTTGCGGTTTCCGACGCCGGCGCCATGATTCCCTGAATTTCTTCGTTGAATTGAATGGATTCAAACGCGGTTTGCTCCATGATCCAACTGCACCGAACCGAACCGGGTTTGGGAAAGATGAACCGGGAGGAAGTGATAGAGGGAAAAAGGAGAGAAAGAAAGAGAATGGAAAATGGGGAAAGTAAAGAGTAGTGTAGTAGTGTGTGTTTATTTAATAGTGGTCAATGTGCTTGTTTCTGATATTGTTTCTGAGAAGGTTGCTTCTTTCTCTGCCATTTCAAGTAGCAAGAAAGCAACGTTGTTACGCTACGGTTTTGTTTAGTTTGGTTATTGCAAATAAACGGGAATTTCCGTACCGTTGTAACGGAAAgtgttgaatatgatgtttgtAGTAAAAGGATCTCGTGGT is a window of Lathyrus oleraceus cultivar Zhongwan6 chromosome 6, CAAS_Psat_ZW6_1.0, whole genome shotgun sequence DNA encoding:
- the LOC127091567 gene encoding transcription factor bHLH48: MEQTAFESIQFNEEIQGIMAPASETASSFTALLELPPTQVVELLHSPEITGKPPRHVISPKPYPLTCSTDDLIFPSNTALVERAARFSVFAGENLSHSPLPEVKDELPEIEEGGCVSDRTVENKNSKHSKRKEREKKVKASSKKSKSVADENSGNGEELPYVHVRVRRGQATDSHSLAERARREKINARMKLLQELVPGCNKISGTALVLDKIINHVQSLQHEVEILSMKLAAVNPIIDFNLDNLLATEGVSLMDSNFPTTVAPVVWPEIPHNGNRQQFQQPWQSEAFHQPLWGREENTPNFMTPENSLLSYDSSANSVSLHSNQMKMEL